A single region of the Balaenoptera ricei isolate mBalRic1 chromosome 12, mBalRic1.hap2, whole genome shotgun sequence genome encodes:
- the LOC132376063 gene encoding small ribosomal subunit protein eS12-like, protein MAEEGIAAGGVMDVNTALEEVLRPAFIHDGLARGIREAAKALGKRQAHLCVLPTVMSLLVGCSCVVVKDYGKEAQAKDVIEEYIKRKN, encoded by the exons ATGGCCGAGGAAGGCATTGCTGCTGGAGGTGTAATGGACGTTAATACTGCTCTGGAAGAGGTGCTGAGGCCCGCTTTCATCCACGATGGCCTAGCACGTGGAATTCGCGAAGCCGCCAAAGCCTTAGGCAAGCGCCAAGCCCATCTCTGTGTGCTTCCAACTGTGATGAGCCTGT TGGTGGGCTGCAGCTGTGTGGTGGTCAAGGACTATGGCAAAGAGGCTCAGGCCAAGGATGTCATCGAGGAGTACATCAAACGCAAGAACTGA